One segment of Carya illinoinensis cultivar Pawnee chromosome 13, C.illinoinensisPawnee_v1, whole genome shotgun sequence DNA contains the following:
- the LOC122291515 gene encoding (+)-neomenthol dehydrogenase-like, with protein sequence MGSKGKHTAEWYAVVTGANKGISLETVRQLASQGVTVVLTARNEKRGTEAISKLHESGLSNVVFHQLDVLDHASILNLVKFIQEKFGRLDILVNNAAANGAVVDEEGLRALNIDPTTWLSVKSVNLVQGVIKQTVEKAEECLNTNYYGVKRLTEALLPLLQLSPAGARVVNVTSLRGELKRIPGEHIRKELGDIETLTEEKVDAVLRKFLHDLKENALESNGWTLMVPAYSISKASLNAYTRILAKRYPYMCVNCVHPGFVKTDLNWNRGIMTTEEGARGPVMLALLPDGGPTGCYLDCTQVAEF encoded by the exons ATGGGAAGCAAGGGAAAGCATACAGCAGAATG GTATGCAGTGGTTACAGGAGCAAACAAGGGCATCAGCCTTGAAACAGTGAGACAACTGGCGTCTCAAGGAGTCACGGTTGTCCTGACAGCTAGAAATGAGAAGAGGGGGACGGAGGCAATCTCAAAGCTCCACGAGTCTGGTTTGTCAAATGTTGTCTTCCATCAGCTTGATGTCTTGGATCACGCCAGCATCCTCAACTTGGTCAAGTTCATCCAGGAAAAATTTGGCAGGCTCGATATCTTG GTTAATAATGCTGCAGCTAATGGTGCTGTAGTTGATGAGGAAGGCCTAAGGGCCTTAAACATAGATCCCACAACATGG CTCTCAGTAAAGTCTGTCAATTTGGTTCAAGGAGTTATCAAACAAACTGTTGAGAAGGCAGAAGAATGCTTGAATACCAATTACTATGGTGTGAAAAGACTAACAGAGGCTCTCCTCCCACTATTACAACTTTCCCCTGCAGGAGCAAGGGTAGTCAATGTGACCTCCCTCAGGGGTGAACTAAAG AGGATTCCAGGTGAGCATATACGAAAAGAACTGGGAGACATTGAGACTCTAACCGAAGAGAAAGTGGATGcggttttgagaaaatttctGCATGACTTGAAAGAAAATGCACTTGAAAGTAATGGATGGACATTGATGGTGCCTGCTTATAGCATCTCCAAGGCCAGCCTCAATGCCTACACCAGAATTCTTGCCAAGAGGTATCCTTACATGTGTGTCAATTGCGTTCATCCTGGCTTTGTCAAGACGGACTTGAACTGGAACAGAGGAATAATGACTACAGAAGAGGGGGCTAGAGGCCCAGTAATGCTGGCTCTTTTACCTGATGGTGGCCCTACAGGATGCTACTTAGATTGTACTCAAGTTGCGGAGTTTTGA